GCCCGCGTCCGAGCCGGTCGAAGTCCCGGTTGATTTCCGTCCTGTCCGGCCCGTTTTGCGACTATGTTCACTTTGAGAATTGCTAGACAAAGTTCAATCGATCGAAATCCAATCGAAGTCGCTTGGGAAACAATCTGCTAACTCATATATATTGGTCAACGAATTATTATCCAGGCTTAAGACAAATATTTTCCGCTCCATAGCGAATACAATTTGGTTATCATTCGGAGACCAGCCTGGAGAAGTTGGTGAGCCTGTTATATCCAATTTTTCGATATGATTGGTTCTTGTATCGATGATATTTATACTCGAAGTTCCCGCTGCTTCCATTATTTGAAATAAGATTTTCGACCCATCTGATGACCATGATGGATTAAATGCAAGTTTGTCAAAATCGGCAATCTGCCTTGTTTCTGTCCCATTTTTGTTAATCATTTCTAGGCGGCTAAAACGGTCAGACGACATGGTTGTGTATGCTATCCATTCGCCATTTGGTGACCAATCAATTTTGTCGACTATCTCCCCGTCATGCGATAACCGTAGCATATTAGATCCGTCAACATTCATTTGATAAATGTCTCTACGATTTACATCCTCGTCGTTAGAGACAAAAGCAACCTTATTCTCTATAGGAGACCAAACTGGAAACCGATAATAGTTTAGAGTGTTTTCGGTCAAGACTAGGACTGCAACTCAGTAAAATTTGGAGTGGTTAAGTAAATCACGTCTGCTTTTGTAAAAATAAAGTACTGGTTATCAGGAGACAACTCAAGTGATGTAATAGGAATATCACTTTCCAACAAGAGGTGAAGATCTGTTCCTGTCGGTCGAATTGCATATATCCTATTAATCGGTGACGCCAAAGACGGAAGGTTACATGAAAACGTTAACCATTCACCTGATTGCATCCAATTTGGTTTGAAAGCTTTCTGCCAAAGTATCGTCATTGCTACGATTGCAATGGCAAATATGGGCATAATGAGGATGAGATGTTGTTTCTGATACCGCATTTATGGCCCTCCGGTCCACATCCACTCTGGCCTAATGTAGGGCAAAATGACCTAACCCCGATTCAGCGGACGGGCAGAATGTCAGGGGCAAGCGAGCTGCTCAAATGCGCAGTGGCTGAGATAACCAAGGCGGAATGTATCCGCTGCCCACGCCGATGCGACACATGAAATTGAGCCATGCCCTAATCTAGTGTAGCCTGAATTCGATTTCGCAGGCTGTCGCTTATTCTTACCAGCAAGCGCTTGTTCGCTGGATGCGTCGCCATCACCATGAAATTCTCGATCTCGATCCGCCCTCCCCTAACGAGTTCCTCCGTCCACACCTCGATCAGCGTCTCGATGACTGCCTGCACATCGCGGTTACTCAGGCGTGTGCGGCGGCCGATCTCACGGACCATCGTCTTCTTGTTCAGGCTCATAGCAGTCTCTCCCGGTTAATCCCGGCTTTG
This genomic stretch from Candidatus Flexicrinis proximus harbors:
- a CDS encoding PD40 domain-containing protein; its protein translation is MTENTLNYYRFPVWSPIENKVAFVSNDEDVNRRDIYQMNVDGSNMLRLSHDGEIVDKIDWSPNGEWIAYTTMSSDRFSRLEMINKNGTETRQIADFDKLAFNPSWSSDGSKILFQIMEAAGTSSINIIDTRTNHIEKLDITGSPTSPGWSPNDNQIVFAMERKIFVLSLDNNSLTNIYELADCFPSDFDWISID
- a CDS encoding HU family DNA-binding protein, translating into MSLNKKTMVREIGRRTRLSNRDVQAVIETLIEVWTEELVRGGRIEIENFMVMATHPANKRLLVRISDSLRNRIQATLD